In Dehalococcoidia bacterium, the following proteins share a genomic window:
- the tmk gene encoding dTMP kinase: MFISLEGGEGSGKTTQVERLSDALAKLGVPALKIHEPGYTELGDHLRYLIKSKPWGVTISPAAELFLFAASRGELVSKVLSRKMKDPRLVIIADRYADSTIAYQGYGRRLPLAQVVAVNQLATGGLMPIKTFLLDCPPGRGLQRVDVQAHLFDIELTGRADQDGARRFEDEPLSFHDRVRTGYRALADREPDRWEVIDALASPDEVFQSIWSVIQRMDEFQSILNHIQDVPALLSAYDSAS; encoded by the coding sequence CTGTTTATTTCGTTAGAGGGAGGGGAGGGCTCCGGCAAGACCACCCAAGTAGAACGACTATCGGATGCGCTTGCCAAGCTGGGTGTTCCTGCACTGAAGATCCACGAGCCTGGGTATACTGAACTCGGAGACCACCTTCGCTATCTCATCAAAAGCAAGCCATGGGGTGTGACTATCTCGCCAGCAGCTGAACTCTTTCTCTTCGCAGCGTCGCGGGGCGAGTTGGTTTCCAAAGTGCTGAGCAGGAAGATGAAGGATCCACGGCTGGTTATCATCGCTGACCGATACGCTGACTCGACTATCGCTTATCAAGGCTATGGCAGACGACTGCCTCTGGCTCAAGTAGTGGCGGTCAACCAGCTGGCAACCGGTGGACTCATGCCTATAAAAACCTTCCTCCTCGACTGTCCACCTGGAAGGGGCCTACAGCGTGTGGACGTGCAGGCGCATCTCTTCGATATAGAACTGACGGGCCGCGCTGATCAGGACGGCGCCAGAAGGTTCGAGGACGAGCCGCTTAGCTTCCATGATCGCGTACGTACAGGTTACCGAGCGTTGGCCGATAGGGAGCCTGACCGCTGGGAGGTGATCGATGCGTTGGCCAGTCCTGATGAGGTGTTTCAGTCCATTTGGAGCGTAATCCAGCGCATGGATGAGTTCCAGAGCATTCTAAATCATATCCAGGACGTGCCAGCGCTCCTTAGCGCCTATGACAGTGCCTCCTGA